One Pleuronectes platessa chromosome 20, fPlePla1.1, whole genome shotgun sequence DNA window includes the following coding sequences:
- the LOC128425478 gene encoding ADP-ribosyl cyclase/cyclic ADP-ribose hydrolase 1 has product MINFNDITTHPPPPHPPKKRGVVPMLQGVRARTHTGSLDKIDERARTKFTCKQTCSGSAELLEPTMCSRRTCVILGVIGVLLGVIITVAVVLTLPLKRTFIRRCELFPGYDCENLWSVFQQAYVGKDPCNVPMEAYDPLIAAAPFKPACNRMMFWSKTKDLVQDFTKKRGCFLTLEKTLLGSVLDDLSWCGEEGSSETFKRFCRRKCENNPVGSFWRRASAAFADVACGDVTAVLDGSIEKPFDPESTFGSIELKRFKSPRVRSLKIVLVSRKKALSNCMNTSLQDLQRELGAGITYSCTEMTESQFNECSSDPEKPCGPCW; this is encoded by the exons atgaTAAATTTCAACGACATCACAACacaccctccacctcctcaccctccgAAGAAGCGTGGAGTTGTGCCAATGTTGCAAGGTGTCCGCGCACGGACGCACACGGGGTCTCTCGATAAAATAGACGAGCGAGCACGAACAAAGTTCACTTGTAAACAAACCTGCAGCGGATCTGCGGAGCTTCTGGAGCCCACGATGTGCAGCCGGAGAACATGTGTGATTCTAGGCGTCATCGGCGTCCTGCTCGGCGTCATCATCACCGTGGCTGTGGTGCTGACACTCCCACTCAAAAGAACTTTCATCCGCAGGTGTGAGCTGTTCCCAGG gtaCGACTGTGAAAACTTATGGTCTGTGTTCCAACAAGCCTACGTAGGCAAGGACCCTTGTAACGTTCCCATGGAAGCCTACGACCCTCTCATCGCCGCAGCCCCCTTCAAACCGGCATGCAACAGA aTGATGTTCTGGAGCAAAACTAAAGACCTGGTCCAGGATTTCACTAAGAAGCGCGGATGTTTCCTCACCCTGGAGAAGACGTTGCTGGGATCTGTCCTGGACGATCTGTCATGGTGCGGGGAGGAGGGCAGCAGCG AAACGTTCAAGAGGTTCTGCCGGAGGAAATGCGAGAACAACCCCGTCGGCTCGTTCTGGAGAAGAGCCTCGGCTGCT TTTGCAGATGTGGCCTGTGGTGACGTCACAGCGGTGCTAGACGGATCCATCGAGAAGCCGTTCGACCCCGAGAG TACCTTTGGAAGCATCGAACTCAAAAGGTTCAAGTCCCCTAGAGTGAGAAGCCTGAAGATCGTTCTGGTCTCACGGAAGAAGGCTTT GTCGAACTGTATGAATACATCTTTGCAGGATTTACAGAGAGAGCTGGGTGCAGGAATTACATACAGCTGTACAGAAATGACTGA ATCTCAGTTCAATGAGTGCAGCTCTGATCCAGAGAAACCTTGCGGCCCCTGCTGGTGA